cttctacatccttctcactagTTGGCAGGCTATAGGCTACACtgagcaatgtaattgcacctTTTTTATTCCTTAGCTAGAGATAAATTGATTCTGGGACATTCACTTTGTCCAGCACTGCAATGGTCTCCTTAACCAATACCACCACGCTCCCACTCTCCTTTTCTTTccatctttcctgaacaccttgtaccTAGAAATATTAACACCCAGTCTTGCTCTTCCTTGAGCTGGGTCTCTCTGACTGcccacaacatcatatttccacaatACAATCTGCGCCTGTAACTCCCCAATCTTATTATATTTtatgcattcacatacatgcacaccaaCCCTGATTTAGACACAATTACCTTCCCTTACTCCAACTTCACTTATTAACATACTACTCTCCATACTAGTGCTTTCTGTTCCTCCCAATATTGTGTGTATCCTGGTACTCCTGTCTATTATTTTCTCTTGGCTTCCACACCCCTGCTGAATTATTTTCAAGCCCTTGTCAGCACTAGCAAAATATCCCACAAGGAACTCAGTCGCCAGCTCTCTTCAGTTGCAACCCGCCCGATTTATACAGGTGTCATTTCCCCCAGAGCCAGTCCACtaagaatctaaagccctccctcctgcaccatctttctagccatgcattcatctgctttATCCTCTTATTTCTGTACTGACTTTCACATGGAacagaataatccagagattgctacattAGAGGTACTGCTTGCTAATTTTCTGCCTAAATTCTGATTGCGGGACCCCATCCCCCATTTACCCAAGTCATTGGTACCAACGTGGACCACAGCCTCTGCTTGTTCACCCTCTGTCTTGCAGCCGCTCTGACATTCTCAAccctggcaccaaggaggcaacatacTATCCTGGGGTCACGTCCACAGCCACAAACTGCTCCTCTAGTTAACAGATCCCCTGTCACTATTGCTCTTCCCTGCTTCATCCTCCCCTCCTCTACAGCCCCCGGGCCTCGATCCCACAAGCAACTGCATGTAAACTGGCAAGAGTCACCACAGTTAGTCAGCTGGGTGGCCAATCCCACTGAGTCTCATCAGATCCACTTTGTTAGTGGCTGGCGACACAAGGTTGCAAAAGATGGCGGAACCAATGCAACGTAAAAACTCAAAATGTACTCTGGCATGGAGGACGAAATAATTCATTTGCTTCCCCAAAAGGTTGAGGGTCAACTGAAGTCTTGTTGTGGAAGGGAGTCATGGGAAATTGATCAAAGGTGGGAAATGGAATCAAGTCACAGATCAGACTGaatggacatgatgggctaaatgggttGCCTCCATTGCTCTGGAACAGGTTCAACTTGGCTGAATAATCTCCTGCTCACGTGTTACCCAGAGCTGATTTCTGCAATCAAGGCCTTACCTTTTGTCGACATAGAGGTTCCTTTTTAGGCTCTTCAGCTTTGGCCTCTTGTTGCACCACCTCCTTTGGTGTGTTGACTGCTAGAACATCATTAATTGTCGATCCAATCACCATTATTTTTGCACCATTCGTGACTTTAATTTCACGTAAAGTTTTATCTTCTTGGAGCAGACCCTTATACATGACTTTCTGCATTGCAGGAGTGAGACCTGACAAGAAGAACAAAAATGTTGATCTTAGTCCAATCCTTGGGGGAGAAAACAAAAATCAGGATTAGATGTTCATTACTATTATGGCCAGTGACATGACATCATGTCACATCACATCAATGTCTGTGAAAGTTTAGGATCGACGCAAGTGGGAAAATCTGTGTGAAGTCTCTCCCTGACCACTCCTACAATGGTTGATCATGATCGTCCTTTTCTTTCCCAAATTGCTCTACATTACTCATCCCCAATAGGAGATGTTCCCGCGATTCCTCACTGAGAAACTGTGCAATCAGAAAAGTACATGAGAAGGCAGAGTGCCTTTCCCCTTTATGACACAGATTAGGAATGGgcaaattcataatgggcaacaaagaaatggctgaagaactAAATTTgtcctttgcttctgtcttcataaaggaagacatgaacaacataccagaagttctgagaaacagaagttttagtgaggagctgaaggaaatcaatattggtagagaaatggttttgggcaaattaatgggattgaaagtAGATATCTCTCAAGGGCccaataatcttcatcccagagtacttaagtggCCCCAGTatgagtagatccattggtggtcattttccaaaattctttggtctctggaatggttcctacagattgaaggGTTGCTAacataagcccgctattcaaaaagggaggtagagagaaattaggcaactatagaccagtgagcctatcgTCAGTAGtcgggaagttgctagagtccattatcaaggatttcataactcagcatttggaaagcagtgatataatcagacaatgtcagcatggattcgtgaaagggaaattgtgcttgacaaatctactggaattctttaagGATGCAACTAGCAGAGTTGATCAGGGAGAACTGGTCTATTCAGaacttcagaaggctttcgacaaggtctcacatagcaaatttactatgggattgtgggtagtggcttgagatggatagaatgctgcttagcagataggaagcaaaaagttggaataaatggtTCTTTTCCCGATTGGCAGGCAGCGACTAGTGGggcactgcagggatctgtgctcggaccccaactgttcacattatatattagtgatttggaagaggaactaaatctccaaatctgcagataaTTGGGTTGGGAGACAGAAAACTACACCAGTGTCAGGGTCGAGCAGAGGAAACCAAAACGCTGTAAATACCAGTTTCCTGCCATTTGAGGAATCACTTCCCCATTTGCAAGATATCTAGCATTCCTAaaaccaatagggaattcagaacaaaattcttcacccagagaatggtgagaatgtggaactcattactgTTTGGTGGAAATAGCATAGTTGCGTTTAAAGAGAAGCtggatgagggagaaaggaatagaaggatatactTAGGGTGAGGTGGAAGGAGGCTTGTGCGAAGGCAACTAGTACAGACTTCTTGGGTCAAATGCTGTGTTTCTGAATGCAAATTCTATGTGATTCTACGAAATTCAGGGTGATTGGTGCAGAACAAGAAACTCCAGCATTTCTCCCGGTGTGCCACGCTTGACCATTGTCCCATTCCTCACACCTAATTAATCCTCAATTGGAAAATACAGCCGGGAAGTTAATATGATCCACCTGTCCCAGTAAAACACACCTGTGAGTGAGTGAATTTTTTCTTTCAAACTGGCTCCTGTACTATCCAGTGGAACTTTCAGATCATATTTGTTTTTGTTCCAAATAACTTTCAGGTCTACCATTTCCTTCCCCACATCTGACTCCCCACCGTTGCTGACTGAGGTCTGAGGGATTGCGTTCTCGTTCTCCATTTTCTCGGTCAGTAAGGTTTGAGCGTCCCCTTCACCGGCAGTCCCACAGGTTGGTTTCTCTTTCTGAACAGTTATGTCTGTGCAAGCCTCTGTTTCCATTCCACCAGTGTCTGCCCCTGCAAATAAGCATTAAAAGAAAACCCTTTTAAAAGACTAATTATCTGAGGAGCAGGAATTATCATTTATCCAGAAAATATTAAAAATCttgtgcacggtagcacagtggttagcactgctgcttcacagcaccagggtcccgggttcgattcccggctcgggtcactgtctgtgtggagtttgcacattctcctcgtgtctgcgtgggtttcctccgggtgctccggtttcctcccacattccaaagatgtgcgggttaggttgattggccaggttaaaaaaaaaaaattgccccttagagtcctgggatgtgtggattagcgggtaaatatgtgggggtagggcctgggtgggattgtggtcggtgcagactcgatgggccgaatggcctccttctgcactgtagggtttctatgatttctatgatttccaactGCAGaaccttttaaaaattattttcattgATTTTCAAAAAGAGATAGGAACAAACAAAGTACAATAGAATTAAacagcccccccttcccctcagtaAACAAGGGGAAAAGCTATGCAAAAGAGAAAAGGTTCAAAAATTACTAGTGGTTAATTCTTTAAAGAAACAAAAGGCtgtcattttaaaaacatttctcaGTGGATCCTCTTATACTTCACCTTCTCGAAATACAAGACAGACATTTAAGTTTTTTTAACCAGGACAGAGCAGAGGGTGCATTCTATTAGACTGGACCTCCAGTTTAATAGAATCTGCCTGCTGGCTAATAATGAAGTGAATGCAATGACTTAATCTTAGTAAAATTAGCCAATTTAGATGGGACCCCAAATATAGTTATTAAAGGACAAGGTTGCAAGTCAACATTtagagctttggagagagtttcAAAGAAAGATGACCAGAATCAGCCAGCCTTGGGTATGACCAGAACATGGGGGTATGGTTTGCAGGGGCAAGTGAACACTTCTCGCATTTGTTGCTcgcattgggggaaaaaaaaacttctgattctggccttggtggaGTGAATTCTATACAAACTTTTAAACTGAATTAAGCTTAACCAAGCACAGGATGATGTGGAGTCGacctttatagaaaccctacagtacagaaagaggcccttcggcccatcgagtctgcaccgaccatataaAGGGCCTCCTCCCACCAGTTGTCTGCAAAGTCAAACCCAAGCTCAGTTTCCCAATCATTTATCATCTTGTGGAGAGGGAAGGGTCCAGAGGACAGCATGGGATCGTACAATCTTGAAATAAAACCTCCACGAGTTTGAGGCAATGATAAAATCCCTTCCAATGTGTTTAGAGGTAGTCGAGGAAAGAATGAACAATAACTGTGGACCTGGAAATAGCAGTAAAGACCAGATTAGGGCAAGTTAAATTTGGTTGAATGTTTGTTAAAACTAGCAAAAGCCCCATCTACAAACAGATCAGTAAACCATTCGAGTCCCCATTCCCTCCATAAGACAAACGGTGAATCAAGTTTGAAAGGCAGAAATAAGTGGTTATTGCAAATAAGGCCCAGCAATGGAAGAATGGGAAGTTAAAATATTGATGAAATTGTCCATGTTTTTTAAAGTAGAAATCACAATGGGGCTTGACATGTATTTTGAGGGACAGAAGGATAGTAGAGCACAAACTAATGCAGGAAGCGAGGATGAGCAGCAGGAAAGTGCTTCCATAAGACACCAGTTTATACTTGGATCGCAACACCATATTAAAATCTTCTGAATATTGGCTGCCTAATATTGTACAATAGGTTAGGTAGGGCAATCCCACCAACCCCCTCTAAAGTATCACTCAATGGACTCTAGGCCCAGATAAATGTCGATGTCAGCTTGTTTAATGTGACAAAAATTATTTTGGTTAAAAGAAATGAGAAGACATTGAAAAAGAAACAAGAACCTGTGCAGAATGTCCATTTTTATAGATTGAACCTGCCAGCAAAGGAAAGAGGCAAACTATCCCAGCGCTGTAAATTCACCTTAACTTTGGTGACCAGGTTCATCCAATAAAGAGAGTCGTAAAAGACTCTGTGATGTTCACACTTGAGTAATGAAAACTAGCAGTAGATATATAACAGCAAAGCTTCTGGGGGAATCAGTTTGGCAATGGGATAGACTGGAAAACACACTTTTTGCTATTCAATTTATAGCCAGAGAATGAGCTAAAGGTGCTGAGAATATTCATTGTCATCAATACAGGCAACAGGGTTAGTAATATATAACAGGAAGTTATCAGCATACAATGGTACACAGCTCTCCACACCACTTCAGTGGATAGCCTTTAAGTTATCAATACTGCCAAAGGATATGGACAGGGGCTCTATGAAATAAATTTTGAATGAAACCCAAATTTACCCAAAATTGTAAACAGATATTCCCACTCCACCCAGTCAAAGGCCTTCTCTGCAGCTAAGAAGACAACGACTTCAGGATCTGCAGTTGAGGAAAGTATAATGTTGAGAAGACAACATAAATTTGGAAAAAGATAGTAAAGCAGTTTGGTCCTCCAATATTTTCCCAGGAAGACAAGGTTGCATCGGCATGGCAATACTTTAGCCAACAGCCTGATGCCAACATTTAACAGATAGGCCAATATGAGCCACACTCAGCAGGGTCCCTGTCCTTTTTGGGTATAAACGAGGTGGAAACTTAGTAGCAGGGAAGCAAGCCGAGAAGAGAACTTTACATAAAAGTTGATAGGGAAACCACTGGgaccttgccactttgtattaaCTTCATGCAGCTTATATTCTCCTCCAGATGTAAAGGATTGTCCAGGTTTCTACCCATGTCCACATCCACAGATGGAATGTCCAAATTATTTAGAAAGTCAGCCATTGCTATATTATCCAACAGGGGTTCAGATTTAGAGgttgcagtaaaaaaaaaaagaggCGACGGTTCAATTAATAAAGGGGGTCAGTAGTTAAGGTTATGGGAGGAGTCGTAGACTTGGGAAATAAACTGAGAAGCAGATTGGCGCCcgagttgatgggccaaaagacAAGCAGTTTTATCCCCATATCCATAAAAAGTCCCCCTTGACCATTGCAACATATACTCGGCTCTACAGAACCTTATTTCTCCTGATGCTACATTTGTGTTAACATACTTCCATTACAAATTCCTACGTGCCCATTTCTAATGGAAACAGCCCATGTAAGCATGTCACATTGCAATTACATCCTCCCACCACTGGTCATGTTGTAGTACTTTGCATCTCCCAGTTATTGAGCTTTTACTGCAGAAAAACTTTCCTGCACCAACTAACTCCTCCATTGCATGCCATATTACCAGTTAAATTATAAAAGAACATACAAAAATAAGGACAGAAGTTGCTTGCATTATATCCATGCCCCAGCTTAAAATCCAAGTCACAGTGTTCAATTCTATGGGAGATCAAATATTTAACACTTTTCAATCCAAACATTCCACCCCTACTATCTTTCCCAAACAAACTGACAGCAGTCAGTTTTTGTGTAGCAGCATTGGTTAACAATAATCAGCTGCCAGTCATTAGTGGGTCCAGGATAAAGGTCTCTGACATGCCTTTTCTTCAGCCAAAAAAAAGTCAAAAATTCAACAGATACGAGAAAAGATCTACAAATACCATCTGTAGCTTCCCACGAAGCTTAAAAATGCAAAGTTTCTTCTCAGGAGTAAATACTAGGCCAATTCACTCTTAATTCAACATATCTTTTGTGCAGTTGTATGCACTCGCCATCTACACAACATCAGTCACAAACTTGTCACTTGTAATTGCAGTAATTTCCTTTCCTTCGATTGCCACCTTGACATGGAGGAGGGGCTTGAATGTTCCGTTGTTCCTGAGAGCAATACCATCGGGAGTCTTAAAAATCACCTATGATGGTCAggtctgaggggaggaaccagacAAAACACAATCTAAAACAAGTCCTCAACAGCGGATCAGGCGGAGGATATTCATATGGTATCAACGGCTGTGATGGCAGATGAAGGCTGCAACAATAGGGAGATCCCCAGTCAGAGGCTTCCTTGCCACCGGATCTACCCTCTATCAAGGACCGGTGTGTCTGCTGATGTGCAAAGACATACCCATGTTAAAAGATGTCCCACACCAGGCATCTACctagaggaaaccaacacaggccCCATACAGACAAGCCCTGTGGCGACCGGTGAGGTGTGACAGGGACAGGGTGATCCGGAAGTCCCTAACTAGGAAGACCAGTACGTCAGCAGTGGAGTTTGATTCAGTCATTTCTCTCTTGGAACAGGAACAGGAGAGTGTTTCAGCAGCTTTCTTCACCACTGAGCAGTCCTCAGGATCCAGTCTGTGCATCTCACATGGGAAAAGGGCCAGAAAATGTGCTCTAAAAATAGTCTGTTTTGTCTATAACCTGACTGGAAAACTGCATCCAGCAAGCTCATCTACCTGTGGTCGGGAAATCAAAGTTAAACTCAATTTCAGAACCTGGAATGGACAAACAGTCACGGGTAATGAGCAAAACAATCGACCAGAACGGAGAACTGCTCTTGTTGCCCGTGAACTCAGGCACTTCAACACTGACATCACTGCCCTGCAAGAGACCCAAAGAGCTGGAGAGGGCAGCTGATTAGAGATGGTGGTGGTTATATCTTCTTCTGGAGAGGAAAACCTGACAATCAGCACAGGACATCTGGAACTGGATTCTCCATCAAGAACAAACTCATGAACCGATTCTCGGAGCTCCTTTTCAGCATCACTGAGCCTCATGACCTTCTGTCTACAACTTGCCAAGAACCAGCAGGCAACAGTCATGCGTGCCCCATCCCTTGATGCCAAAGATGAGTCCAAAGGAGGCTTCCACTCTCCTTTGGACATCATACTCTTCAACAT
Above is a genomic segment from Mustelus asterias chromosome 23, sMusAst1.hap1.1, whole genome shotgun sequence containing:
- the ubfd1 gene encoding ubiquitin domain-containing protein UBFD1 isoform X2; this encodes METEACTDITVQKEKPTCGTAGEGDAQTLLTEKMENENAIPQTSVSNGGESDVGKEMVDLKVIWNKNKYDLKVPLDSTGASLKEKIHSLTGLTPAMQKVMYKGLLQEDKTLREIKVTNGAKIMVIGSTINDVLAVNTPKEVVQQEAKAEEPKKEPLCRQKQHRKVLDKGKPEDVMPSIKGVKERLPSVPLSGMYNKTSGKVRLTFKLEQDQLWIGTKERTEKIPMGSIKNVITEPIEGHEDYHMMAFQLGPTEASYYWVYWVPTQYVDAIKDTVLGKWQYF
- the ubfd1 gene encoding ubiquitin domain-containing protein UBFD1 isoform X1 → MAARDGADTGGMETEACTDITVQKEKPTCGTAGEGDAQTLLTEKMENENAIPQTSVSNGGESDVGKEMVDLKVIWNKNKYDLKVPLDSTGASLKEKIHSLTGLTPAMQKVMYKGLLQEDKTLREIKVTNGAKIMVIGSTINDVLAVNTPKEVVQQEAKAEEPKKEPLCRQKQHRKVLDKGKPEDVMPSIKGVKERLPSVPLSGMYNKTSGKVRLTFKLEQDQLWIGTKERTEKIPMGSIKNVITEPIEGHEDYHMMAFQLGPTEASYYWVYWVPTQYVDAIKDTVLGKWQYF